TGAAGACCTCTATGACCTCAAGCTAATACCAAAAATGTTCATACATTAGCAATGATAATGTTTTTTTGCAAATTACAAGTGGCAAATTCATTATTAGCTGTATCGGCCTGTATTGCATAAACATTGTACAAAGAAGATGACCAAATCcatgattttagtttttattCAAAGTATACAGATGCACAACAATAGATCATCAAACCTCCACCAGCCACAACTCAACATCCTAGTATTTCTGACTAGGAAATGTTCTGTGCTAGCAGTAACATTAGTCTTCCCGTCCTATTTATGTTGTGCAATGTGGCAGTCATTCTCCTGTCCTTGGCATAGGTTCGGTTATCAGCCCTAGGCTTCTTCTTGGCATCCACTGGTCTGATGTTAGCTGGATCTTTGGAGGTCTGTGGTGTAGATGTAGTGATTTTGTCTTAAATGCATATGCCCTTTGACTTCTGGACTGAAAAGAAAAACATATTTGGTGAAATATTCATTGAATCAAGGAACCTCAATAACTTCCTTACGATAAGTTTCCATTGTTATTTTGCCTTGAGTGAGAAATTATTTTGTTGTTTAGAGTTCTGATTGCATTCAGAACTCCATTCAGAACTCCAGGTTGGGGAGACATTTTGAGTTCTGCGTGACTGATCTGTTGTGGTTATAATTCAACAGCAATGAGGATAGAAGGCCAAACATTTAGCAGTTGCATAGCCAACATGGAAATGTGATTCtggaataataaaaaaaaacagattcaaCATTGAATCCCCTCTACAGTACTACAGAGATCACCTCTATACACATCAACACTTGCCATTCATGGGTTGCATGTTCGTCTGAATAAACGTTCTGTTAAAAATTCATGTCTGACTGAACGTTCTATTCAATGCAGATATTTTAAAAAAAGAGGAAAATAATTTCGTATGAGAACCCTTTGTCATCATTGTGATGTCACCAGATTGTCTGTAGATGCAGTTTTTAaagttttatttaacttttatttaatcaGGAAAAGCCCGTTGAAACCCtgtctctttttcaagggagacctggccaagaaggcagcaacaatcaatacattacaaaattaaaacatacaacaacatGATTCAGCCTTTaaaaaaagcatttacactcGTCTGTAACAGTCGCCCATCAATATTTGAAATTCATTCataacatatctagatgaagctAGTAGATTTATTGTAGATTGTAGATTTATTCCATGCGTCTGGTGCACAagaagagaaggcagtcttgcctaatactgtgaatgtcctggggactttaatTAGTATaactttaactagctaacgttaccattgctagctatttttgaCAAACTTTGCCATCTCTCTAAAGAACAAAGTTGTTTCCTATTAATTATTTAcctactttagcaatgtcatcaTATTTTCAGGCcaaccgcgacattcaaacgaggctacaaaggaaacgaatgggactgtagcgactgtgttgacttcaaaatctggggtgtgaactaggtttctattcaagcgttgatcgacatggtaatggctctatagtattggagaaaagttgaaaaaacggaccctccgttacattatgacgtgtcatgtcgtaatgtacagcacgcataaagcaactatttctgtcttacaatctctctccaccaggtgtagcacttctctcattgtttaaaaacaagaaatggacagttacggggtaagggggggatacctagtcatgtTTTGCGTCATCACTGTAAACGATCGAGACTATCAAAAGACAgtgtttacttctgaagatcactttagcGCCGCCCTAAAAACCCaagttcgacacaaaccttcaaataggtatgtaatgacacattatataaactctttatagtgttttatttacattttagaggcgataaggtgataagttggacagatcgagtgaaaaaaagtaGTTTTCCCatacatctcctctccttctcactatcaggcattagtttcgcttccccacccgccatttttaaaaagatccgaaggagctcattgccttcttgaatcatgcagaaacgggcagtgtGAAGGTCTCGGCGTGAATTCTGTTGGAAAGTGGAGAAATTATGCCTTACAATGGTATTGaaattacagttgatctggaagtattatgtttttggggcgctaaaataaggtcaattgtacggaccaaggcgatgtacaaaagtgggtgagtttacgttacatTGCATGGGCCGTAATTGGCATATGAAGATATAATTTGTCAACATAATTACTCCACAGACTGCATATCGAATTAATGTGGGAAAAGTAGTCTAGCAAAGTAGGCTAGCTACATTTAACTGTTGAATGGGActtttgatacacacaggaaattgttcattgtgaaaaactcagcagtgttgcagtgcttgacacaaactggtgcacctggcacctactaccataccccgttcaaaggcacttaaatcttttgtcctTGGTTAAACTTTTTTTCCATCCTCTCCGTAGCTAATGGCATCCATGCTTGTTGGCCTGGGTCTAAAGATATCATGTAAACTTGAAAGCATTTTATTCCCTAATCCTTGCCACTTTATTATGGCCATTTTAGAGCTATTTGAATGAACAATACTTAAATAttgtaccttttttttaagggGCATGTCTTGGGAACAAATACACGTCCATGCAGGCTGTTCTCACACACTCCTTTACGTAGTGCACTTCCAACCCAATAACAATGTTTCCCATGATTCTAACCATAGCTTGGACCCAGAGGGGTTGTGATAACTTTATGCCTTTTCATATCTGATTTAGGATATTCTCCTTACCAACTTCTTAAACTTAGCTAACCCTTATCATCAAAGAGGAAACTGTTTCTGGGCCAGTTGGTAAAGGGATaatttgggattttggcaatgaagatGAACTCGTGCATACAATTTTTACagtatgtctctgcatccagtatgaaggaagctaATTAGTTTTgggagccaatgctaactagcgttaaggcaatgactggaagtctaagCTGTTACCATCCATTgatttccagtcattgcgctataAATGTTAGCATTGAcatccagtcattgtgctaaggCTAGTTAGCAGTTACACTAATGCTAGTTAGTAacttcaaactgcacacagagatataattgtatccacgagttcatctggcTTTGGctcttcattgccaaaatcctgaaggaTCCCTTTAAGGGCAGCATACTGTTTGTACAGCTCCATTGACATCTCACCACATAATCAATACGGTACAAATTAAAACTATGATTGGCAAACATTCTTAGTCTATTTTTctcaaaataacaaaacaacaacaatgacCCCACAACCACCAATCAATCGACTGCTCTGATACATTTAACTCCAGCTCATCTAAATTGGATTTGCCTGTTTTAACTGTGAAGTCCATAGACCGAGGGCCAGGGGATATCCATTTCAACCTAATCCCCTACCTTTCATTGTCTCCCCACAGTACTTTGTCTTGCTGCTGTGTATCTTCCTGCTGGAGATCCTCGCCGGTGTCCTGGCCTACATCTATTACCAGCAGGTAATGAATGACTTGATTCACCACCTGATTCCATCGCCAGTAACACTATCTATACCCAGAGCCTGACCAGAGACAGAAGAGTgtatgtttgtaaaaaaaaactgaaaccaCAACAAGGGAAGGTTCATGGATAatgtcccagtctctctctttctccatctgttgcttttctctctctctctcccgctctgcttTCCCATGCCTGCCACCTCTTGTTGTAGCATTTCTGGAGTGCGATGATATCACTAAGATGTGGTTCCCACTACTATCCTTTTTACTACTATATTTCCCTGCTGTGTAGATGTTCGACCTGCAGGAATGTTATCTTACCAGCTTGGTGTGTGTCATTTGAACTCTCTCTGTGTAATTGTCTCCTCATGTTCCTTTGGCCTTTCACCCTGTTTTCATCTCACTGCTGCAGTGTTTCCCACGCTGTCAACAGGTCAAATAAAAACcttttctatttctctcccccctccctcccctgttcaTTTATTCCCTTTATCTCTCCTTAACATTCTGACTTGGCTCTACATTCTGTGGTTGTCATAGAAACTGCGAACCAGCTAGATGTAGGCCTATGCTCTTACAAGAGTACCTAAGTATTGCGCTACGGttaaaaatgaatgaaaatgtaCTTCCTCTTACCTTTATGTATATCATTTCTTCTTTCCTCAAGAggagttcttttttttttttttcttaattaCAGTTTTAGCTATTCTAGACCTTTTTGATACAGTGGATCATTCTATTAAATCAATAATGAGATACATTACATTCCTTCAAGTGTTATTCTACTGACAGAAGATTCAGTCTTCTGTTTCTATAGTCTGCTGGGAACTGTGTTGTAATCTGACCAACGTCATGTTTACGGTGTCTGTTCTCTCAAATCCTCTGTGTCGTGTTTTCCTCTGCAGCTCAATGAGGAGCTGAAACAGAACCTGCGGGAGACCATGGTGCAGAAGTACAGGCAGCCAGAGCAGGAGCACATCACCAAAGCAGTGGACAAGCTGCAGCACGAGGTAAGACAAGACAACCTAAGCAGACTTGAGGAGTTTGATTAGGGGTTTTTGGAAATATTAATGTGGGAATTTGTCAATTTTCTCCCATGTGAATTAATAATCAACTTGTTTATGTTTACGTTCATTGTATCTACTGTTATTTACACTGGCACAGTTATGTGTTTTCATTATGCATGGTTACAGTATGTTATAGCCTTACATGTAACTCGTCATTATGCAACTTATTTGAACGATGGGCCATTGTTTTGTACACGGATTTGGTTCATGAACTGAATATCATTCAGCTCGTCTTCTGAAACAACTGCAAGGCATTTCACTCTGTTTCAACCTGTTGTGAAatggcctctcctcctctctcttttccgcCAGTTTAAGTGCTGTGGCAGCAACAGCTCATCGGACTGGGGCGAGAGCGTGTGGATCCGCACCAGTGAGGCAGATGGCAGGCTGGTGCCGGATAGCTGCTGTAAAACCCAGACTCTAAACTGCGGCCGCAGGGACCACCCATCAAACATCTACAAGGTGGAGGTGAGTGTCAGATACAGAGAGCAGCCAGTGTTGTTGAGTGTTAGTGTGCATGCAATGCTTAGTGCAAATTCTGCTTGAGTTCAGGTTTGTGTATCCAGATCATAGCTGtgggaagtagtttgggggtgggTGTGCTGCAATTGTTTTTGTCAAAAGtcaaagtataaatcatttcttattcgttatattaagcaaaccagacggcacaatttcctagtttttatttatttacggatcGACACGGGCACACTTCAACACTTAGACAATAATTTActaacaaagcatttgtgtttagtgagtccgccagatcagaggcagtatggtcacagatgaccagggatgttaccttgataagtgcgtgaattggaccatgatatgttttccagtttcttaaaatactttgcaaatgcaacTTATTTCTATTTGTAAACTGAAATGGGTTATTCattcattttacattttagtagatGCTCTCATCCAGAACCCACAATCCTAGTGTTGCAatcgccatgctctaccaactgagccacatcatcACAAACCCCTTGATGTCTCAATGTGCTCATTTACTATATTGTGCATTGTTCTTCTTCATggtgatttttattttacctttatggaaagtctacaggtacaaaccTAGATGACCAGCCTATGTACAATACAGCAATGTATATTTACattaagtggtttgtaaggatggtaaATTAATGCTGCACAAAACgtggttgttttccatgttatttgaaaaaaaagaaagacaaaTATTTTATTTGATGTGGATGTTTGATGTCTTTGGCCATAACTTTGCTCCTTTTGATGTAGATGTTTGAGGACAtcgttttgttctttctggattccattagaatgaaaATTGCAGGGAAAGGGACAGGGCAACAATTATTACAATTCCAACTATTGAATCCTGCAAGATACTGTTCTTAATTATACAACTACCTTTTTTTGACAAAGCGGAGATGCTGAAAATCGGTTTTTGCCCACGCTTCAGACGTCTATATCGGTCCACTAATACtaataaaggcccagtgcactactttagtaaaaaataatatatataaaacatatatattaataatacaaatatatatatatatatttgtattattaattttaaaaaattcatTCAGATTTTTCAGGTTGGTGCTGCATCCTCCTCAGCTCCCCTACTTCACACGGCTATGATCAAAATTGAAAGTCATCTtgaaagtctctctctcactcacacacaatgtGGTcctatctttcctctctctccagggggGTTGTATCACTAAACTGGAGAACTTCATTTTGGACCACCTGAAGATCATTGGAGCGGTGGGCGTGGGCATCGCCTGTGTACAGGTGAGCAAAAAGAAGCCATTTCACTGTTTACAGCACAAAGATAACCCAAGGTGGCCACCATAAACATGCTTGCCCTGGTAGAAGTGTAATGGTagaagtctctttctctctccctctctcagattGTGGGGATGGTGTTTACTTGCTGTCTATATCGGAGTTTGAAGGCAGAGCCGTACTGAGAGTAGAACACGAAGAGAAGGAATGGGGAGGGGTCTAGTCTCTGCCACCCAGTGTCATCATATCCCAGCGACCCCATTTAGTCATGGGGTCTACCACTGTGCCATGCAAACAGAAGAGGACGATATGTGTAAAGGTCTAGGATACACTTATGATAGTGTTTCTCAATCCATTCCATGGGGGGACCATTTTGGTTCTAGCCTAGCACTAACTCCCCTGATTCAACAGGGGTTGTATTGGGCTAGAATTCCTAGGGGGTCCCAACTTGGAATGGATAATCAGATTATTTTCAAGACATTACATGCTATCTGATCTACAATGCTCTATATTTTGGTAGTCTGCAACAACAGAGCAGTTGGTATATACTAGTGTGATGTAAAGATCAGTGGCACAGGCCATTTTGGTCATCAGAACAGCTTGTCTTAACATTGCAATAATCATGACTGTGGCTTAATGAGCAAGATCTGACCTCTGGGGCCGATTACCACGGCAACACATTTTCTTTATACATCAAGTAGCTGATTATACATTTACACACGTCTTTTACTCGGTTTCTCAACTTTTTAATTGttggtttatttaaaaaaaaaatgtatttatcttTTAATACAAGGGATTTCTCCACTTATGCCAAAGTTGTCGTCAACACTGACTTTCTGTAAAATCGTATCAAACGGACTACTCCTGCAAGCCTTTttcatgtatactgaacaaaaatataaatgcaataatttcaaagatttttctgagttacagttatcgatttcacataactgggcaggtgtgcagccatgggtggccctgggaaggcataggcccacccacttgtgagccaggcccactcactggggagccagacccagccaatcagaatgagtttttccccacaaacgacattacagacagaaatactccaacacccctcccccctcagacgatcccacaggtgaagaagccagatgcgGAGGGCCTCGGCtgacgtggttacacatggtctggtTGTGAGGCCTGTAGGACGTACTGCCATAttttctaaaacaatgttggcggaggcttatggtagagaaattaacattaaattatctggcaacagctcttgtggacattcctgcagtcagcatgccaattgtacgctccctcaaaacttgagacaactgtgacattgtgttgtgtgacaaaacggcacactttagccttctattgtccccagcacaaggtgcacctgtgtaatgatcatgctgtttaatcagcttcttaatatgccacacctgtcaggtggatgtattatcttggcaaaggagaaatgctcacaaactgggatgtaaacaaatttgtgcacaagatTTGAGAGAAAGacactttttgtgcatatggaaattttctgggatcttttatttcagctcatgaaacatgggaccaacacattacatgttgcgtttatatttttgtttaatatATATTCTGATTGTGTGCCtttttgtagattttttttaaaatgacGTTTTGCTTTTATTCAAAccataaatgttattttattgtgtatttAACAGACCAGTAGGATGACTTGATTATATGTAAAATGTGCCCCAAAGACACAAAAAAACTAATCAAACTGCTGTATTGCTGTATCAGTGTTCTACTATACATGGAGGTATTTAGCTGAAATAAACACAATTTAACCTGTTTTACTATGTTTTCTGGTAAATTCACAAGGTGTAGGTAGCTCTGGTAAAAAAGTCAAAAAGTCAaagttatttatatatatatatatatatgtgtatatacagtgccttgcgaaagtattcggcccccttgaactttgcgaccttttgccacatttcaggcttcaaacataaagatataaaactgtatttttttgtgaagaatcaacaacaagtgggacacaatcatgaagtggaacgacatgtattggatatttcaaactttttaattaattgggcgtgcaaaattattcagcccctttactttcagtgcagcaaactctctccagaagttcagtgaggatctctgaatgatccaatgttgacctaaatgactaatgatgataaatacaatccacctgtgtgtaatcaagtctccgtataaatgcacctgcactgtgatagtctcagaggtccgttaaaagcgcagagagcatcatgaagaacaaggaacacaccaggcaggtccgagatactgttgtgaagaagtttaaagccggatttggatacaaaaagatttcccaagctttaaacatcccaaggagcactgtgcaagcgataatattgaaatggaaggagtatcagaccactgcaaatctaccaagacctggccgtccctctaaactttcagctcatacaaggagaagactgatcagagatgcagccaagaggcccacgatcactctggatgaactacagagatctacagctgaggtgggagactctgtccataggacaacaatcagtcgtatattgcacaaatctggcctttatggaagagtggcaagaagaaagccatttcttaaagatatccataaaaagtgtattttaaagtttgccacaagccacatgggagacacaccaaacatgtggaagaaggtgctctggtcagatgaaaccaaaattgaactttttggcaacaatgcaaaacgttatgtttggcgtaaaagcaacacagctgaacacaccatccccactgtcaaacatggtggtggcagcatcatggtttgggcctgcttttcttcagcagggacagggaagatggttaaaattgatgggaagatggatggagccaaatacaggaccattctggaagaaaacctgatggagtctgcaaaagacctgagcctgggacggagatttgtcttccaacaagacaatgatccaaaacataaagcaaaatctacagtggaatggttcaaaaataaacaaatccaggtgttagaatggccaagtcaaagtccagacctgaatccaatcgagaatctgtggaaagaactgaaaactgctgttcacaaatgctctccatccaacctcactgagctcgagctgttttgcaaggaggaatgggaaaacatttcagtctctcgatgtgcaaaactgatagagacataccccaagcgacttacagctgtaatcgcagcaaaaggtggcgctacaaagtattaacttaaggggctgaataattttgcacgcccaatttttcagtttttgatttgttaaaaaagtttgaaatatccaataaatgtcgttccacttgttgttgattcttcacaaaaaaatacagttttatatctttatgtttgaagcctgaaatgtggcaaaaggtcgcaaagttcaagggggccgaatactttcgcaaggcactgtacatacagtggggagaacaagtttttgatacactgccgattgtgcaggttttcctacttacaaagcatgtagaggtctgtaatttttttaatcataggtacacttcaacaaaaatccagaaaatcacattgtgtatgatttttaagtaattaatttgcattttattgcatgacataagtatttgataaagcagaacttaatatttggtacagaaacctgtgtttgcaattacagagatcatatgtttcctgtaattcttgaccaggtttgcacacactgcagcagggattttggcccactcctccatacagaccttctccagatccttcaggtttcagggctgtcgccaggcaatacagactttcagctccctccaaagattttctattgggttcaggtctggagatgcttcttacggagccactccttagttgccttgggtgtgtgttttgggtcgttgtcatgcttgaagacccagccacgacctaccttcaatgctcttactgagggagcatttttgtgtgattttgttgtcagcacattcaactatgtaaagaaaaaagtatttaataagaatatttcattcattcagatctaggatgtgttattttagtgttccctttatttttttgagcagtatatatatatatatatatatatatatatatatatatatatatatatatatatatatatatatatatatatatatatatatatatgtatatatatgtatatatatatgtgtgtatatatatgtgtatatatatatgtgtgtatatatatgtatataggtaggtaggtaggtaggtaggaaggaGCTACCAAATGTCATTTATGGGGAGTTTGGACATTGGCTTGTCAATGTGAATGAGAGACATTGTGCAAATAAACAGTACTGACTCTGGAGCAATGGCAGCTGTACAGATAACCCATTcaaagggctttgacttctcaaacacagCAGAAAGCCAACACTATGATGCCCCATCACCTTATTAATTCAGTTAAACTTAGGGGTCACGTTATCTAAGTGGCAGAATTCTTCATTCTTCATTTCATTTTTATGCAGAAAAAAAAGATACAACTCGTAAGAATTATCTTGCTTCGTTTTGTAAATGCAGATCTAAAATGCTCATTGTAATTTCTGCTCAGCATCAGACTAATTTTGTGCTTCACTTGCAGTTCTACACTTGGATGAGAATTGACGAAggggcattctatcagcagacagcgctttGACTGCGCTCTCAGTCTAGCCAGCCTACCTTTCTCTGgtaaaatgcaagattaacttTGGAAATAGCTGGCTACATTATTTATATGATAAACGAAAATATGCAAAAAATACCttgattttttttattgtaagctcatgtagcctacttgtgtggctgccagccaaatagcgtTGCACTTCTGTTGTAATCTGATGAATATTAAGCAAATTTCTGACAAATGTGCTGCACttatgtattttctgtgaaggaaaactatagttgcacgtctctgatcactctattgaagtGATCAGAGACGTGCAACACGACTGTTAAAAACACTAGAATATAAAACAGGACCGCAGTcaatacacagctggactcacctgctcccgcTTTCTCCAGTTGTGATACTTACGAACAGTCGTGACTGACTCAACTGTTCCGGGGAACTATGGTAAACTTCATAATGTGACCAGTGAATTGAAGGACGCAATCTGCTTTATCTTCTAACATATTACACAAATTGACTGCatgtatttacttaaaaagtagctacaaatattacatgtataattt
The genomic region above belongs to Oncorhynchus mykiss isolate Arlee chromosome 6, USDA_OmykA_1.1, whole genome shotgun sequence and contains:
- the LOC110526177 gene encoding CD151 antigen yields the protein MGAPATAYDEKKETCGTVCLKYLLFTFNFLFWLAGGVVMAVGIWTLVEKSDYISLLSSATYAASAYILILAGAIVMVTGVLGCCATFKEQRRLLRVYFVLLLCIFLLEILAGVLAYIYYQQLNEELKQNLRETMVQKYRQPEQEHITKAVDKLQHEFKCCGSNSSSDWGESVWIRTSEADGRLVPDSCCKTQTLNCGRRDHPSNIYKVEGGCITKLENFILDHLKIIGAVGVGIACVQIVGMVFTCCLYRSLKAEPY